The window ACCCCTGCCCCGTCGTCCGGCCCCGCCCGCCTGGCCTACCAGGAGCCCGCGCCCGCTCCGACACCCCCGCCCGCCCCCACCACCACACCCGTGCCGAAGAAGGGCGGGCGGGCTTCGGGCCTGCTCAAGTCGAGCGCCGTGATGGCGGCGGGCACGATGGTGTCGCGCCTGACCGGCTTCATCCGGTCGGCGATGATCGTCTCGGCGCTGGGCCTCGCCCTGCTGGGTGACGCCTTCCAGGTGGCCTACCAGCTGCCGACGATGATCTACATCCTGACCGTCGGTGGCGGCCTCAACTCCGTCTTCGTGCCGCAGCTCGTGCGTGCCATGAAGGACGACGACGATGGCGGTGAGGCCTATGCCAACCGCCTGCTGACCCTCGTCATGGTGGTCCTCGGCCTTCTCACGGCGCTCGCGATGTTCGCCGCTCCGCTCCTGGTCCGGGCGCTGTCGGTGGGAGTCGCCGACGACGCGGCGGCCAACGACACCGCGGTCACCTTCACCCGCTACTTCCTGCCCTCCATCTTCTTCATGGGTGTCCATGTGGTGATGGGGCAGATTCTCAACGCCCGCGGCCGGTTCGGCGCCATGATGTGGACCCCGGTCCTCAACAACGTGGTCATCATCGTCACCCTGGGCGCCTTCCTCTGGGTCTACGGCAGCGCCGCCGACTCCCACATGAACGTGAACAACATTCCGCCGGAGGGGGTGCGACTCCTCGGCGTCGGCATTCTGCTCGGCCTCGTGGTCCAGGCTCTCGCGATGATTCCGTACCTGCGGGAGACCGGATTCCGTCTGCGGCTCCGCTTCGACTGGAAGGGGCACGGCCTCGGCAAGGCCGCGATGCTCGCCAAGTGGACCATCCTGTTCGTCCTGGCCAACCAGGCAGGCGCGCTCGTGGTCACCCAGCTGGCCACCGCCGCAGGCATCGACTCCCCTTCCAAGGGAACCGGATTCGCCTCCTACGCCAACGCCCAGCTCATCTGGGGCCTGCCCCAGGCCATCATCACCGTCTCGCTCATGGCCGCCCTCCTGCCACGTATCTCCCGCTCGGCCGCCGAGGACGACACCGGCGCCGTGCGTGACGACATCTCACAGGGCCTGCGCACCACGGCGGTCGCCATCGTGCCGATCGCCTTCGGCTTCGTCGCGCTCGGCATCCCGATGTGCACGCTGATCTTCGGTTCCTCCGGCACCGGTGCGGCCACCAACATGGGCTTCATGCTGATGGCCTTCGGCCTCGGTCTGATCCCGTACTCCGTGCAGTACGTCGTGCTCCGCGCCTTCTACGCGTACGAGGACACCCGGACCCCGTTCTACAACACGGTCATCGTGGCCGCCGTCAACGCGAGCGCCTCCGCGGTCTGCTTCTTCGTGATCCCGGCCCGCTGGGCCGTGGTCGGCATGGCGGCCTCGTACGGCCTGGCGTACATGATCGGTGTCGGCATCGCCTGGCGCCGGCTCAAGAAGCGGCTGGGCGGCGACCTGGACGGATCCAGGGTCATGCGGACGTATGCGCGGCTGTCCATCGCCTCTCTGCCCGCGGCGCTGCTCAGTGGCGCCGCCTGCTACGGCATCAGCCGGACACTGGGGCAGGGTGTCGGTGGCTCGATGCTCGCACTCGTAGGGGGAGGAATCGTGCTGCTCGGTGTCTTCTACGTAGCCGCGCGACGCATGCGCATCGAAGAGCTCAACTCGATGGTCGGCATGGTACGCGGACGGCTGGGGCGCTGACGCGGGGGTACGCGCACAACCATCGTCCGCCGCCGCGTGTCGCTCATAGCGGCGGACTGTGGGCACAATTGGCTTCGGCGTGTCAGAGCGCTCAACGGATGGGGAGGCAGGAACGACGGTGGCGGAACGGAGCACGGCTGCCGTCGACGTGGCAGACAACAGCGGCGACAAGCCGCTGACCGCGCAAGCGGACCAGTCCACGGCCGACGGGGAGGCCCAGAACCGGGAGCGGGACACGGAGAGCTCGGCGAGCGAAGAGGCACAGGGGAGCGGCGATACCGAGAGCCCTTCGCAGACGACACCGCCCGAACTGCACAGCGGCCACAAACTCGCCAGGCGCTACCGCCTCGAAGAGTGCGTCACCCGTCTGGACGGTTTCAGCAGTTGGCGTGCCGTGGATGAGAAACTGCGTCGCGCGGTCGGAGTGCATGTCCTGCCCGCCGACCACGCGCGCGCTCGTTCCGTGCTGGCGGCGGCCCGGTCCTCGGCGTTGCTGGGGGACCCCCGCTTCGTCCAGGTACTCGACGCCGTCGAGGAGAACGACCTCGTGTACGTGGTGCACGAATGGCTGCCCGACGCCACGGAGCTGACGGCGCTGTTGGCCTCCGGCCCCCTGGAGCCGCACGACGCATACCAGATGGTCACGCAGGTCTCCCACGCCATGGCCGCCGCGCACCGTGAGGGCCTCGCGCATCTACGGCTGAACCCGAGCGCCGTGCTGCGTTCCGCCTCCGGGCAGTGGCGCATCCGCGGTCTCGCGGTGAACGCGGCGTTGCGCGGAATCGGTTCGGAGACCCCCCAGAGGGCGGACACGGAGGCGATCGGCGCGCTGCTCTACGCGGCCCTCACTCAGCGCTGGCCGTACGAGAACGACGCACACGGCCTCTCAGGGCTCCCCAAGGGCGTCGGGCTCATCGCACCCGACCAGGTCCGTGCGGGCGTCCACAGGGGCCTGTCGGAGCTTTCCATGCGCGCGCTCGTCAACGACGGCGCCACCGCTTCCCGCCATGAGACTCCATGCACGACGCCGGAGGAGCTGGTGAAGGCTGTCGGGGAGATGCCGCGCATCCGCCCGCCGGAGCCCGCGTTCACCGCGCCGCCCGACTACCAGCACACCACGTACCAGCAGGGGACGTACGGCCGTCAGGCACCGCATCCGGGTCTCACCCAGCCGGTCCAGACCCCGCCGCCGCCGCTGCAGAGCCGAACCGGCAAAGCCCTCAAGTGGGCTGTCTCGGCGCTGCTGATCGCCGCGCTCGGTCTCGGCAGCTGGCAGCTCGCCGACGCGCTCATGAACAGCAGGGGCCAGTCCAGCGAGCCGGACACCAGCCAGTCGGCCGACGGCAACGACAAGGGCACGGACAAGGCCAAGCCCGTCACGGCACTCGGCATCAAGGACGCCGCGGAGTACTACCCGGACGGCAAGCCGCAGCACGCCAACGACGCGAGGCTGACGTACGACAACAGCTCGTCGACGTACTGGCGGACGTACTCCTACACCGACGGCCCCACATTGGCGCCGTTCAAGCAGGGCGTCGGCATCGTCTACGACCTGGGCTCGGCCACGGAGGTGTCGGCTGCCTCAATAGGGCTGTACTACACGGGCGACCACACCACGGCCACGCTGTACGGGGCCGACTCCCTGTCGTCGTCCGCGCCCCTCAGCTCCATGACGAAGATCGCCACGAACAGGACGAGTGGCACCGACCTGAAGATCTCCGCCAAGAAGCCGGTGAAGACCCGGTACGTTCTCGTGTGGCTCACGGATGTGCCCTACGCGAACCGTGACCAGTTCAGTGGCGCCGGCTACAAGCAGGCGATCACCGACGTGAAGTTCACGGGCTGAGAGCTCACCGAGAGAGGGGGTCCGATGGCGCCCAGCGCTGATCACAGCGAGGTAAGCGATCAGGATCTCCTGGCTCGGCACGTGGGGGGCGACCCCGACGCCTTCAGTGAGCTTGTACGGCGACACCGGGACCGGCTGTGGGCGGTGGCCCTGCGGACGCTCGGAGATCGTGAGGAGGCCGCCGACGCCGTCCAGGACGCGCTGGTGTCCGCCTACCGGGCCGCCCACACCTTCCGTGGCCAGGCTGCCGTCACGACCTGGCTGCACCGCATCACGGTGAATGCCTGCCTGGACCGCGCCCGCAAGACGGCCTCTCGCAAAACGTCGCCCGTCGACGACACCGAGCGGCTGGAGCAGCTGCTGGAGCCGCACGAGTCGGCTTCCGCTCCCGCCGAGCGCAACGATCTGCACCGCCAGCTGCTGGAGGCCCTCGGCACCCTGCCGCAGGATCAGCGGGCGGCGCTCGTCCTGGTCGACATGCAGGGCTATCCGGTGGCCGAGGCCGCGCGAATTCTCGACGTACCGACCGGCACCGTGAAGAGCCGTTGTGCCCGTGGCAGAGCCAGACTCCTGCCGCTGCTGACCCATCTGCGTACGGATGGTGAGAGCAGCGGCAAAAAGTCGGGGCGTGGAAGGAACCGGGCGCAGGGGACATCCGTCCCACCCGCAGCGGGACCACATGATGCAGGGCCAAGCGATTCAGCTGCTGTGAAGGGCGGAGGTGGGCGAGCGTGACATCCACGACGGACACGGCCGGACACCCCGACGTCGAGGAGATCTCCGACCTCAGCGAAGGTCTTCTCTCTCCGTCCCGCACCACGCATGTCCGGCAGCATCTGGGCGAGTGCCCGCTCTGCGCCGATGTGTATGCCTCCCTGGAAGAGATCCGCAGTCTGCTCGGCACCCTGCCAGGACCACCCCGCATGCCCGACGACGTGGCAGGGCGGATCGATGCGGCCCTGGCAGCCGAGGCTCTTCTGAACGCCGCGGCGCCTGAGCGGGAGACCAGCGCGGAGCCCGCCGCAGCCGACATCTCGCACACCGCCCGGGGGGAGGAGGCCACCACGCATGTTTCACGTGAAACATCGCCGACGGTGGATCGCCCTGTCGGTCGTCCACGCGCGTCCACCGGCCCAGGCCGTATGAGCAAGCGGCGCCCCAAGCGTCGTACGACGGTCATCGGTGCTGTCTTCGCGATCGCGGCTCTGGGCTTCGGCACGGTCCTCGTCCAGTCGGGCGGCGAGAGTGATGGTCCTACGCGCCAAGCTGCGACCGCGGCTCCCTCGAACTTCTCCGGCGTCAAGCTGGAGAAGCGTGTCCAAGAGCTCTTGGGCGAGACCAAGACCGAGAACTCGCCCGGCCAGGAGGCCTTCGGCACCGCGACGACGCCGGACAAGAGCAGAAACACCGTCTTCAAGGCCGAGGTCCCGGTCTGTATCGCGAAGGGCATCGGCGATGTCACGGGGGCGATCGCTTCCGAGCCCGGTACCTACCGGGGAGCCGACGCCTACCTCGTGCTGCTGCCCGACCGCTCCGACGACTCGCACGTCACCGCTTATGTCGTCGACGCCTCCTGCTTGGACAGGGCTTCGGATCCCGCCGGGGACGTTCTCCTGAAGCAGTCCTACGCTCGCTCCTGAGGACTGTCTCTCGCGCTGTGGTATGCCTTGCATCCCTCTGCGGCTGTGTGCCGTCTCCGTGTGCCCGGACACACCGGGAATGCGCGCCCCTTAGGATCCGTTGGGTGGGGTGAGAGTTTCGAGAGCAGCTCCCGCCGGCATTACCCAGCAGTCTCCAGAGACGAGGAATCAAGCCGTGAGCGACGTCCGTAACGTGATCATCATCGGCTCCGGGCCCGCCGGCTACACGGCGGCGCTCTACACCGCGCGCGCGTCGCTGAAGCCGCTGGTGTTCGAAGGCGCCGTCACCGCGGGCGGCGCGCTGATGAACACCACCGAGGTGGAGAACTTCCCCGGCTTCCGGGACGGCATCATGGGTCCCGACCTCATGGACAACATGCGTGGCCAGGCCGAGCGATTCGGTGCCGAGCTCATTCCGGACGACATCGTCGCCGTGGACCTGAGCGGCGAGATCAAGACCGTCACGGACACGGCAGGCACAGTGCACCGCGCCAAGGCCGTCATCGTCACCACGGGCTCCCAGCACCGCAAGCTCGGGCTGCCCAACGAGGACGCGCTCTCCGGCCGCGGTGTCTCCTGGTGTGCCACCTGTGACGGGTTCTTCTTCAAGGACCAGGACATCGCTGTGATCGGCGGCGGAGACACGGCGATGGAGGAGGCGACCTTCCTCTCGCGCTTCGCCAAGTCCGTGACCATCGTCCACCGTCGGGACACGCTGCGCGCCTCCAAGGCGATGCAGGATCGCGCGTTCGCCGACCCGAAGATCTCCTTTGTGTGGGACAGCGAGGTCGCCGAGATCCAGGGCGACCAGAAGCTCGCCGGGCTGAAGCTGCGCAATCTCAAGACGGGCGAGACCTCGGAGCTGCCGGCCACGGGCCTGTTCATCGCGATCGGCCACGACCCGCGCACGGAACTCTTCAAGGGTCAGCTCGACCTGGACGACGAGGGTTATCTGAAGGTGGCCGCTCCGTCGACCCGGACGAACCTGACCGGTGTCTTCGGCGCCGGTGATGTCGTCGACCACACGTACCGGCAGGCGATCACCGCAGCCGGCACCGGCTGCTCCGCCGCCCTCGACGCCGAGCGGTATCTCGCCGCCCTGGCCGACGGGGACCAGGCCGCGGAGCCCGAGAAGACCACCGTCTGACCCCCGTCCGCCCCACCGCACCAACCAGTTAGGAGCCCTCAGTGGCCGGCACTCTGAAGAACGTGACCGACGACTCCTTCGAGCAGGACGTCCTCAAGAACGACAAGCCCGTCCTGGTGGACTTCTGGGCCGCCTGGTGCGGTCCGTGCCGCCAGATCGCGCCGTCTCTCGAAGCGATCGCCCAGGAGTACGGCGACAAGATCGAGATCGTCAAGCTCAACATCGACGAGAACCCGGCCACGGCTGCCAAGTACGGCGTCATGTCGATCCCGACGCTGAACGTCTACCAGGCCGGCGAGGTCGCCAAGACCATCGTCGGTGCCAAGCCGAAGGCCGCGATCGTGCGTGACCTTGAGGACTTCATCGCCGAGTGATGTTTCACGTGAAACATGAAGAGGCCAACCCGCTCGGGTTGGCCTCTTCGCTTTAGAGCGGTCGCAGCGCGGGCTCCTTCTGCACGGCCCCCAGAAGACGGTCCAGTGCCAGCTCGACGTCTTCCTTCCAGGAGAGCGTCGTCCGCAGCTCCAACCGCAGCCTCGGGTACGTGGGATGGGGGCGCACGGTCTTGAAGCCCACAGCCGTCAGATGGTCGGCGGGGAGGACACACGCCGGCTCCTTCCAACGGGCGTCCCCAAAAGCCTCTATGGCTTTGAAGCCCCGCCGCAGAAGGTCCTTGGCCACCGTCTGAACCATCACACGGCCCAGCCCTTGGCGCTGATAGCCCTGGGTGATGAAGGCGGTCATCAACTGAACCGCGTCGGGGGACACCGGACTTGTAGGGAACGCCAGGGCTCGGGGCACATAAGCAGGAGGCGCGTACAGCACGTACCCCACCGGGATCTCGTCCACGTAGACGACCCGGCCGCAGGACCCCCAGTCCAGCAGGACGGCGGAGATCCACGCCTCTTTCTCCAGAGCGGGCGTACCCGCTCTTACCGCGGCCTCGCCACTGACTGGGTCGAGCTCCCAGAAGACACACGAACGACAGCGCTTGGGAATGTCCTGAAGGTTGTCCAACGTGAGCGGTACGAGCCGACGCCCCATGAAGGCTGTTCCTCGCTTCCTTCGCCCGCAGCCTCGCGGGCGGCTGTCAGAGCGCTCCGCTCCCTGAGGAGACTGCCGATGAATCCGCCGACGGCCCCCAGTCCCAGGCCTGCCGTCACCAGTCCGGAACGGCTCACGGTTCGCATGGCCCCGCCTCTCCCAAGAAGACCCGCCAGGTCGATGCGCTCTACCGAATCGCATCGTATCCACGATGCGATTGCCTTGATACCGCCTCAAAGCAAAGAGCGGGCTGTGTCCGGTATACATCGGACACAGCCCGCTCAGGCGGTCGACGGGCCGGAAGTCAGCCCATTCCTCAGAAGGCTCAGGCCTCCGTCTCCTCCGAGTCGTCGTCCAGCAGGCTCTTCTGGAGTGCGAGCTTCTCGCCCGGGGCCAGCGTGCTCAGAATGCGCTCGAGGTCTTCCGTGGACGCGAACTCGACAGTGATCTTGCCCTTCTTCTGGCCCAGATCGATCTTCACCCGGGTCTCGAACCGATCGGAAAGCCGGGTGGCGAGCTCGCCCAGCGCCGGAGAGGGCACGGAGCCGGCACGAGGGCCCTTGGACCGCGTCGAGGCCTTCGGATGCAACCCCATCAGGGTGACGATCTCTTCCACCGCTCGGACCGAGAGTCCCTCGGCCACGATCCGGTGAGCCAGCTTGTCCTGCTCCTCCGAGTCCTCGACGGACAGCAGCGCCCGAGCGTGCCCCGCGGAGAGAACACCGGCGGCCA is drawn from Streptomyces bottropensis ATCC 25435 and contains these coding sequences:
- the trxA gene encoding thioredoxin; translated protein: MAGTLKNVTDDSFEQDVLKNDKPVLVDFWAAWCGPCRQIAPSLEAIAQEYGDKIEIVKLNIDENPATAAKYGVMSIPTLNVYQAGEVAKTIVGAKPKAAIVRDLEDFIAE
- the murJ gene encoding murein biosynthesis integral membrane protein MurJ, with the translated sequence MNAPYDGDRGQGAADSGYPDDGQLPGPGQVPPQHPADMYLQDAYDQDPYRARDLAAQDPVAEALYDRAAHPPPAPGTYQPQQPLYAQPSSPQYAPDPRVWAQTPAPEPEGPTRHLPYGDDARTTQFVGVDDLVTQAGEERHEPDAFAHLFRDQQQSGPAPMGQPSVPGPTPAPSSGPARLAYQEPAPAPTPPPAPTTTPVPKKGGRASGLLKSSAVMAAGTMVSRLTGFIRSAMIVSALGLALLGDAFQVAYQLPTMIYILTVGGGLNSVFVPQLVRAMKDDDDGGEAYANRLLTLVMVVLGLLTALAMFAAPLLVRALSVGVADDAAANDTAVTFTRYFLPSIFFMGVHVVMGQILNARGRFGAMMWTPVLNNVVIIVTLGAFLWVYGSAADSHMNVNNIPPEGVRLLGVGILLGLVVQALAMIPYLRETGFRLRLRFDWKGHGLGKAAMLAKWTILFVLANQAGALVVTQLATAAGIDSPSKGTGFASYANAQLIWGLPQAIITVSLMAALLPRISRSAAEDDTGAVRDDISQGLRTTAVAIVPIAFGFVALGIPMCTLIFGSSGTGAATNMGFMLMAFGLGLIPYSVQYVVLRAFYAYEDTRTPFYNTVIVAAVNASASAVCFFVIPARWAVVGMAASYGLAYMIGVGIAWRRLKKRLGGDLDGSRVMRTYARLSIASLPAALLSGAACYGISRTLGQGVGGSMLALVGGGIVLLGVFYVAARRMRIEELNSMVGMVRGRLGR
- a CDS encoding protein kinase family protein yields the protein MAERSTAAVDVADNSGDKPLTAQADQSTADGEAQNRERDTESSASEEAQGSGDTESPSQTTPPELHSGHKLARRYRLEECVTRLDGFSSWRAVDEKLRRAVGVHVLPADHARARSVLAAARSSALLGDPRFVQVLDAVEENDLVYVVHEWLPDATELTALLASGPLEPHDAYQMVTQVSHAMAAAHREGLAHLRLNPSAVLRSASGQWRIRGLAVNAALRGIGSETPQRADTEAIGALLYAALTQRWPYENDAHGLSGLPKGVGLIAPDQVRAGVHRGLSELSMRALVNDGATASRHETPCTTPEELVKAVGEMPRIRPPEPAFTAPPDYQHTTYQQGTYGRQAPHPGLTQPVQTPPPPLQSRTGKALKWAVSALLIAALGLGSWQLADALMNSRGQSSEPDTSQSADGNDKGTDKAKPVTALGIKDAAEYYPDGKPQHANDARLTYDNSSSTYWRTYSYTDGPTLAPFKQGVGIVYDLGSATEVSAASIGLYYTGDHTTATLYGADSLSSSAPLSSMTKIATNRTSGTDLKISAKKPVKTRYVLVWLTDVPYANRDQFSGAGYKQAITDVKFTG
- a CDS encoding anti-sigma factor family protein, with amino-acid sequence MTSTTDTAGHPDVEEISDLSEGLLSPSRTTHVRQHLGECPLCADVYASLEEIRSLLGTLPGPPRMPDDVAGRIDAALAAEALLNAAAPERETSAEPAAADISHTARGEEATTHVSRETSPTVDRPVGRPRASTGPGRMSKRRPKRRTTVIGAVFAIAALGFGTVLVQSGGESDGPTRQAATAAPSNFSGVKLEKRVQELLGETKTENSPGQEAFGTATTPDKSRNTVFKAEVPVCIAKGIGDVTGAIASEPGTYRGADAYLVLLPDRSDDSHVTAYVVDASCLDRASDPAGDVLLKQSYARS
- the sigM gene encoding RNA polymerase sigma factor SigM: MAPSADHSEVSDQDLLARHVGGDPDAFSELVRRHRDRLWAVALRTLGDREEAADAVQDALVSAYRAAHTFRGQAAVTTWLHRITVNACLDRARKTASRKTSPVDDTERLEQLLEPHESASAPAERNDLHRQLLEALGTLPQDQRAALVLVDMQGYPVAEAARILDVPTGTVKSRCARGRARLLPLLTHLRTDGESSGKKSGRGRNRAQGTSVPPAAGPHDAGPSDSAAVKGGGGRA
- the trxB gene encoding thioredoxin-disulfide reductase; protein product: MSDVRNVIIIGSGPAGYTAALYTARASLKPLVFEGAVTAGGALMNTTEVENFPGFRDGIMGPDLMDNMRGQAERFGAELIPDDIVAVDLSGEIKTVTDTAGTVHRAKAVIVTTGSQHRKLGLPNEDALSGRGVSWCATCDGFFFKDQDIAVIGGGDTAMEEATFLSRFAKSVTIVHRRDTLRASKAMQDRAFADPKISFVWDSEVAEIQGDQKLAGLKLRNLKTGETSELPATGLFIAIGHDPRTELFKGQLDLDDEGYLKVAAPSTRTNLTGVFGAGDVVDHTYRQAITAAGTGCSAALDAERYLAALADGDQAAEPEKTTV
- a CDS encoding GNAT family N-acetyltransferase; this encodes MGRRLVPLTLDNLQDIPKRCRSCVFWELDPVSGEAAVRAGTPALEKEAWISAVLLDWGSCGRVVYVDEIPVGYVLYAPPAYVPRALAFPTSPVSPDAVQLMTAFITQGYQRQGLGRVMVQTVAKDLLRRGFKAIEAFGDARWKEPACVLPADHLTAVGFKTVRPHPTYPRLRLELRTTLSWKEDVELALDRLLGAVQKEPALRPL